A genomic window from Vanessa cardui chromosome Z, ilVanCard2.1, whole genome shotgun sequence includes:
- the LOC124543042 gene encoding H(+)/Cl(-) exchange transporter 3 isoform X5: protein MQGDTDDIPGIGQYDDFHTIDWQRDIARDRMRHRYIVKKRQDSIWDLIKGAHDAWSGWVCVLLVGVCTGVVAGVIDIGASWMTDLKFGICPQAFWFNREQCCWSNDEITFDHGNCSEWMTWPQLFGESRDGPGAYIISYLFYIVWALLFAALSASLVRMFAPYACGSGIPEIKTILSGFIIRGYLGKWTLIIKVVGLILSVSSGLSLGKEGPMVHIASCLGNILSYLFPKYGRNEAKKREILSAAAAAGVSVAFGAPIGGVLFSLEEVSYYFPLKTLWRSFFCALIAAFILRSINPFGNEHSVLFFVEYNKPWIFFELIPFVGLGIIGGCIATIFIKANIYWCRYRKYSKLGQYPVTEVLVVTLVTAIIAYPNPYTRMNTSQLIYLLFNQCGISNSDPLCDYNRNFTDVNSAIEKAAAGPGVYQAIWLLLLALILKLVMTVFTFGIKVPCGLFIPSLALGAIAGRIVGIGVEQLAYNYPKIWLFSGECSTGDDCITPGLYAMVGAAAVLGGVTRMTVSLVVIMFELTGGVRYIVPLMAAAMASKWVGDALGRQGIYDAHIALNGYPFLDSKDEFQHTSLAADVMQPKRNETLAVITQDSMTVDDVETLLKETEHNGYPVVVSKESQYLVGFVLRRDLNLAIANARRTMEGIIGQSVVIFAGPVQPLPGPPSLPLNRILDMAPITVTDQTPMETVVDMFRKLGLRQTLVTHNGRLLGVITKKDVLRHVKQMDNEDPNSVLFN, encoded by the exons ATGCAag GCGACACAGACGATATCCCGGGGATCGGCCAGTACGATGATTTCCACACTATCGATTGGCAGCGGGACATCGCGCGTGACCGGATGCGACACAGATACATTGTGAAGAAACGACAGGACTCTATATGGGATctcattaaa GGCGCTCACGACGCGTGGTCGGGATGGGTGTGCGTGCTCCTCGTCGGCGTCTGCACGGGCGTCGTGGCCGGTGTTATAGACATTGGGGCGTCATGGATGACGGACCTCAAGTTCGGCATCTGCCCGCAGGCGTTCTGGTTCAACAGGGAGCAGTGCTGCTGGTCCAACGATGAAATCACCTTCGATCATGGGAATTGTTCTGAG TGGATGACCTGGCCTCAGCTGTTCGGCGAGTCTCGCGACGGGCCCGGAGCTTACATCATCAGCTACTTGTTCTACATCGTCTGGGCGCTGCTCTTCGCTGCTCTCTCAGCCTCCCTCGTCCGGATGTTCGCGCCCTACGCTTGCGGATCtg gtATACCCGAGATAAAGACCATTCTGAGTGGTTTCATCATTAGAGGATACCTCGGCAAGTGGACGCTCATCATCAAGGTGGTCGGTCTTATTCTGTCCGTGTCATCCGGCTTGTCACTTGGGAAGGAGGGGCCCATGGTCCATATAGCGAGTTGCTTAG GTAACATCCTGTCCTACTTGTTCCCGAAGTACGGTCGGAATGAAGCGAAGAAACGCGAGATACTGTCCGCCGCCGCGGCTGCGGGCGTCTCCGTCGCCTTCGGAGCTCCCATTGGAGGAGTGCTCTTCAGTCTTGAAGAG GTCTCATACTACTTCCCTCTGAAAACGTTATGGCGTTCGTTCTTCTGCGCGCTGATCGCAGCCTTCATCCTGCGCTCCATCAACCCCTTCGGCAACGAGCACTCCGTGTTGTTCTTCGTGGAGTACAACAAGCCCTGGATATTCTTCGAGCTCATACCGTTTGTTGGCCTCGGTATCATAGGC GGCTGCATCGCTACCATATTCATAAAGGCGAATATTTATTGGTGTCGCTACCGCAAGTATTCAAAGCTCGGCCAGTACCCGGTCACCGAAGTGCTGGTGGTAACATTGGTCACCGCTATCATCGCCTACCCCAACCCATACACGCGGATGAATACCAGCCAACTGATCTACTTACTGTTCAATCAGTGCGGAATATCAAACTCGGACCCGCTATG CGATTACAACCGAAACTTCACTGATGTAAATTCTGCAATAGAGAAGGCAGCTGCGGGTCCGGGGGTTTACCAAGCCATCTGGCTACTCCTCCTCGCTCTTATCCTCAAGCTGGTGATGACGGTGTTCACTTTCGGCATTAAGGTCCCTTGCGGACTATTCATTCCCAGTCTTGCTTTGGGTGCCATCGCTGGAAGGATTGTGGGTATCG GAGTGGAGCAGCTTGCTTACAACTATCCGAAGATATGGCTGTTTTCCGGAGAGTGTTCGACGGGTGACGATTGCATCACACCGGGACTCTACGCTATGGTGGGCGCGGCAGCTGTACTGGGCGGGGTCACGAGGATGACTG tATCGCTCGTGGTAATAATGTTCGAACTGACTGGTGGAGTCCGATACATAGTGCCGCTGATGGCCGCCGCCATGGCCTCCAAGTGGGTCGGCGACGCCCTGGGCCGGCAGGGCATATACGACGCTCACATCGCTCTCAACGGATACCCCTTCCTGGACAGCAAGGACGAATTCCAGCACACATCTCTAGCTGCGGATGTCATGCAACCGAA ACGCAACGAAACGCTGGCCGTGATCACCCAGGACTCGATGACCGTGGACGACGTGGAGACTTTGCTGAAGGAGACCGAGCACAACGGCTACCCGGTGGTCGTCTCCAAGGAGTCGCAGTACCTCGTCGGGTTCGTCTTGCGCAGGGACCTCAACCTTGCTATTG CTAATGCTCGGCGCACAATGGAAGGAATAATTGGTCAGTCGGTGGTGATATTCGCCGGCCCCGTGCAGCCTCTGCCCGGACCTCCCAGCTTACCTCTCAATCGCATACTGGACATGGCCCCCATAACTGTCACCGACCAGACTCCCATGGAGACTGTCGTGGATATGTTCCGTAAGCTGGGATTGAGGCAGACCTTGGTCACTCATAATGG TCGTCTGCTGGGTGTCATAACGAAGAAGGATGTCCTGAGACACGTGAAACAGATGGACAACGAGGACCCCAACTCAGTGTTGTTCAACTAA